The proteins below come from a single Candidatus Omnitrophota bacterium genomic window:
- a CDS encoding radical SAM protein translates to MTAAVEVETKVDHNYHQLPSERTRRWEDALPPEYWEYRRKWEENPKRHIVGPVPVHLDIEATSNCNLLCTMCPRTEMVQGGTFWKVKNFDFDLYTRLIDEGAQKGLCSIKFNYLGEPLMNPRLAEMIEYAKAKGVVDVMFNTNAVLLTERIARRLIQSGLDKLFFSFDSPYREHYNQIRINADYDKTLRNIKRFMQLREEMGSVKPFTRISMVRMKENEEEWQAFKELFEPIVDAVAFVDYMEHNSQAVTDKMTVKMASPNAKKFCCPQLWQRMFVHPDGVVTVCCVDSARELAVGHIKDKTVEEIWTGPEYQKLRDLHASGRIGEIPTCARCPLALME, encoded by the coding sequence CCGTCGAAGTCGAAACCAAAGTCGACCACAATTACCATCAACTCCCCAGCGAAAGAACCAGGCGCTGGGAAGACGCTCTCCCGCCGGAATATTGGGAATACCGCCGCAAATGGGAAGAAAATCCCAAGCGGCATATCGTCGGCCCCGTTCCCGTCCATCTGGACATCGAGGCGACCTCCAATTGCAACCTTCTTTGCACCATGTGCCCGCGCACGGAAATGGTTCAGGGGGGAACGTTTTGGAAGGTGAAGAATTTCGACTTCGATCTCTATACCCGCCTTATCGATGAAGGCGCGCAAAAGGGCCTCTGCTCCATCAAATTCAACTACCTCGGCGAGCCGCTGATGAATCCGCGCCTGGCGGAAATGATCGAATACGCCAAAGCCAAAGGCGTCGTGGACGTCATGTTCAACACCAACGCCGTTCTCCTCACCGAACGCATCGCCCGCCGCCTGATCCAATCCGGCCTGGACAAACTCTTCTTTTCCTTCGATTCTCCCTATCGAGAGCATTACAACCAAATCCGCATCAACGCCGACTACGACAAAACTCTGCGCAACATCAAGCGCTTCATGCAACTCCGCGAAGAAATGGGATCGGTGAAGCCCTTCACCCGCATATCGATGGTGCGGATGAAAGAGAACGAGGAGGAATGGCAAGCCTTCAAGGAACTGTTCGAACCCATCGTCGACGCCGTCGCTTTCGTGGATTACATGGAGCACAACAGCCAGGCCGTCACCGATAAGATGACGGTGAAAATGGCATCCCCCAACGCCAAAAAATTTTGCTGCCCGCAATTGTGGCAGCGCATGTTCGTTCATCCCGACGGCGTGGTTACGGTCTGCTGCGTCGATTCGGCGCGCGAGCTCGCCGTAGGCCATATCAAGGATAAAACCGTCGAGGAAATCTGGACCGGTCCGGAATACCAAAAATTGCGCGATCTCCACGCTTCCGGACGTATCGGCGAAATTCCTACATGCGCCCGATGCCCTTTAGCGTTAATGGAATAA